One Cydia pomonella isolate Wapato2018A chromosome 14, ilCydPomo1, whole genome shotgun sequence DNA segment encodes these proteins:
- the LOC133524921 gene encoding uncharacterized protein LOC133524921, whose protein sequence is MAIFRCFCGIFALMMITSSNAGLDDHDRTIVDEDINNYDDILDAIHEGKYYRNNDDIDSDNYGTFRARDYSYDGDGNIYEGQNDDIGDYGIFIDKYDDGNKLYSSDVDFEDKNGISNSDVGVYNMYRSRGRGTPGTIDKAKLHTIITLLHQYSPLMKLFSMKANHKKRVAWRKWIGWYDSSNNGLNGIG, encoded by the exons ATGGCTATCTTTCGCTGCTTTTGCGGCATATTTGCTCTTATG aTGATTACCAGTTCGAACGCTGGtcttgacgatcatgatagaaccATTGTCGATGAGGACATTAACAATTACGATGACATCCTTGACGCTATTCATGAAGGCAAATATTACAGAAACAATGATGATATTGACAGTGACAACTATGGTACTTTCAGAGCCAGAGATTACAGTTACGATGGTGATGGCAACATTTATGAAGGCCAAAATGACGATATAGGCGATTACGGTATTTTCATCGACAAATATGACGATGGCAATAAACTTTACAGTAGCGATGTTGACTTTGAAGACAAAAATGGCATTAGCAATAGCGATGTTGGCGTTTACAATATGTACCGTAGTCGAGGTCGTGGCACTCCAGGCACAATTGATAAAG cAAAATTACACACCATCATTACTCTGCTGCACCAGTACAGTCCCTTAATGAAGTTGTTCTCAATGAAGGCCAATCATAAGAAACGGGTAGCCTGGAGAAAATGGATTGGCTGGTATGACTCCTCGAATAATGGTCTTAATGGTATTGGCTAA